The Lonsdalea populi genome window below encodes:
- a CDS encoding 3-phenylpropionate MFS transporter has product MVLRSARWLALSYFTYFFCYGIFLPFWGRWLQGEGLSDEAIGLLLGAGLVARCCGSLAITAGVSHPSRLIGASRCLALVSLSMAFGFWLGNAWLWLLLVMIGFNLFFAPLVPLTDALANTWRQQLTMDYGRVRLWGSVAFVIGSAVTGDLVAVWGHPAILMVLCVGLLCMLLGMLFRPETAPQAAASTASDPGTTPWRQLLSQTAVWRFMLGVTLLHGAHAAYYGFSVIYWQNMGYSASVVGYLWSLGVVAEIVIFAFSHRLFRRWTAQGLLLLSAACGVIRWGLMGSTTSLPWMIVIQILHCGTFTVCHLSAMRFIATRQGSDILKLQAVYSALAMGGGIALVTVLSGYLFGHLQGKTFWVMALMALPVLFLRLPDTAKIKTCLNENH; this is encoded by the coding sequence ATGGTTTTACGATCCGCTCGCTGGCTGGCTCTCAGCTATTTCACCTACTTTTTCTGCTACGGCATTTTCTTGCCCTTTTGGGGGCGGTGGCTACAGGGAGAAGGTCTCTCGGATGAAGCTATTGGGCTGTTGCTCGGCGCGGGTCTGGTCGCTCGCTGCTGCGGGAGTCTGGCTATCACCGCCGGGGTGAGCCATCCGTCCCGCCTGATCGGCGCGTCGCGCTGTCTGGCGTTGGTATCGCTGAGCATGGCCTTCGGATTCTGGCTTGGCAACGCGTGGCTGTGGCTGCTGCTGGTCATGATCGGCTTCAACCTGTTCTTCGCACCGCTGGTCCCGTTGACCGATGCGTTGGCCAATACCTGGCGTCAACAGCTCACGATGGACTACGGACGGGTGCGGCTGTGGGGATCGGTCGCATTCGTTATTGGTTCTGCGGTCACCGGTGATTTAGTGGCCGTTTGGGGTCATCCAGCCATTCTTATGGTTCTGTGCGTCGGCTTGCTGTGTATGTTGCTAGGGATGTTGTTTCGACCTGAAACCGCCCCGCAGGCGGCCGCGTCAACGGCATCCGATCCCGGTACAACCCCGTGGCGTCAGCTACTGAGTCAAACCGCCGTGTGGCGCTTTATGCTTGGCGTCACCCTGTTGCATGGAGCGCATGCTGCGTATTACGGCTTCAGCGTCATTTATTGGCAAAATATGGGCTATTCGGCGTCGGTGGTTGGGTATCTTTGGTCGCTTGGCGTGGTGGCAGAGATTGTCATTTTTGCGTTCAGTCATCGATTATTTCGGCGCTGGACGGCGCAGGGACTGCTGTTGCTCTCCGCCGCATGCGGCGTGATCCGCTGGGGGCTGATGGGCTCGACCACGTCGTTGCCGTGGATGATCGTGATTCAGATACTACATTGCGGGACGTTTACGGTATGTCATTTGTCGGCCATGCGCTTTATCGCCACGCGTCAGGGCAGCGATATACTAAAACTGCAAGCGGTGTATTCCGCGCTGGCGATGGGCGGCGGAATCGCGCTGGTCACGGTCTTGTCGGGTTATCTGTTCGGCCATTTGCAGGGTAAAACGTTCTGGGTGATGGCGCTGATGGCGTTGCCGGTCCTGTTTTTACGTTTGCCGGATACGGCGAAGATAAAGACCTGCCTCAATGAAAATCATTAG
- the glyA gene encoding serine hydroxymethyltransferase: MLKREMNIADYDAELWQAMQQEVVRQEEHIELIASENYTSPRVMQAQGSQLTNKYAEGYPGKRYYGGCEYVDIVEQLAIDRAKALFGADYANVQPHSGSQANFAVYTALLQPGDTILGMNLAHGGHLTHGAPVNLSGKLYKVIPYGIDETGKIDYDEMAELARTHKPKMIVGGFSAYSGVVDWAKMREIADSVGAYLFVDMAHVAGLVAAGVYPTPVPHAHIVTTTTHKTLAGPRGGLILAKGGDEELYKKLNSAVFPGGQGGPLMHVIAGKAVALKEAMEPGFTVYQQQVAKNAKAMVEVFLSRGFNVVSGGTQNHLFLLDLVSKDITGKEADAALGRANITVNKNSVPNDPKSPFVTSGVRIGTPSATRRGFKEAEVRELAGWICDVLDNINDEAVIERTKQKVLELCARFPVYA; encoded by the coding sequence ATGTTAAAGCGTGAAATGAACATTGCCGATTATGATGCCGAGCTGTGGCAGGCTATGCAGCAGGAAGTAGTGCGTCAGGAAGAACACATTGAGCTGATTGCTTCAGAAAACTACACCAGCCCACGCGTCATGCAGGCCCAGGGATCTCAACTGACCAACAAGTATGCGGAAGGATACCCGGGCAAACGCTATTACGGCGGTTGCGAATATGTCGATATCGTCGAGCAACTGGCCATTGATCGTGCGAAAGCGCTGTTTGGCGCGGACTACGCTAACGTTCAGCCGCACTCGGGCTCTCAGGCTAACTTCGCGGTTTACACCGCGCTGCTGCAGCCCGGCGATACCATTCTGGGCATGAACCTGGCTCACGGCGGACACTTGACGCACGGCGCGCCGGTTAACCTGTCCGGTAAACTGTATAAAGTTATTCCTTACGGTATCGACGAAACCGGCAAGATCGACTACGACGAAATGGCTGAGTTGGCGCGTACTCACAAACCGAAAATGATCGTCGGCGGCTTTTCGGCTTATTCCGGGGTGGTTGACTGGGCGAAAATGCGTGAAATCGCTGACAGCGTGGGCGCTTACCTGTTCGTTGATATGGCGCATGTGGCTGGTCTGGTCGCCGCTGGCGTTTACCCTACGCCGGTGCCTCATGCGCACATCGTCACCACCACTACGCACAAAACGCTGGCGGGTCCGCGCGGCGGCCTGATCCTGGCGAAAGGCGGTGATGAAGAACTGTATAAGAAACTGAACTCCGCGGTATTCCCGGGTGGCCAGGGTGGTCCGCTGATGCACGTGATTGCGGGTAAAGCGGTAGCGCTGAAAGAAGCGATGGAGCCTGGTTTTACCGTTTACCAGCAGCAGGTAGCGAAAAACGCGAAGGCGATGGTTGAAGTTTTCCTTTCGCGCGGTTTTAACGTGGTGTCCGGCGGTACGCAAAACCACCTGTTCCTGCTGGATCTGGTCAGCAAAGATATTACTGGTAAAGAAGCCGATGCTGCGTTGGGTCGCGCGAACATCACCGTCAATAAAAACAGCGTGCCGAACGATCCTAAAAGCCCGTTTGTGACCTCCGGTGTTCGTATCGGTACGCCATCCGCCACCCGCCGCGGCTTCAAGGAAGCGGAAGTGCGCGAACTGGCTGGATGGATTTGTGACGTGCTGGATAACATCAACGACGAAGCTGTGATTGAGCGCACCAAGCAGAAAGTGCTGGAACTCTGCGCTCGCTTCCCTGTTTACGCCTAA
- a CDS encoding polysaccharide lyase — protein sequence MALMSSSATAGSLLTQEALTTAPVVGWASQNGSTTGGSAAAEENIYSAGTIDEFKTALAAGSTSKIIQITAPIDISGGTAYMSFADQKARSQIQIPSNTTIIGIGDQGKFTNGSLIVKEVSNVILRNIYIETPVDVAPHYESGDGWNAEWDAMNVQTADHVWIDHVTISDGSFADDLYTTKDGETFVQHDGALDIKRGSDYVTVSNSRFELHDKTVLVGHSDSNSAQDAGKLHVTFFNNLFNRVRERAPRIRFGNIHAFNNVYIGDVKDTTYPYLYSFGIGTSSSLLSESNGFTVSNLRGKCSVVKAFNGKIFSDKGSIQNGNEVDLSTCGFTAYTDTIPYSYTVQPMTTSLSGEIAANAGFGKL from the coding sequence ATGGCGCTGATGTCCTCCAGCGCAACCGCCGGTTCCCTGCTGACGCAGGAAGCCCTAACCACCGCACCCGTCGTCGGTTGGGCCTCTCAAAACGGTTCAACCACCGGAGGCTCCGCCGCAGCGGAAGAGAACATCTACAGCGCAGGCACGATCGACGAGTTCAAAACCGCGCTGGCTGCCGGCAGCACCAGCAAAATCATCCAGATTACGGCACCTATCGACATCAGCGGCGGCACCGCCTACATGAGCTTCGCCGATCAAAAAGCACGTAGCCAGATCCAGATCCCTTCCAATACCACGATCATCGGTATTGGCGACCAGGGTAAATTCACCAACGGTTCACTCATCGTTAAAGAGGTCAGCAACGTGATTCTGCGGAATATTTATATTGAAACGCCGGTCGACGTTGCGCCGCACTATGAGTCGGGCGATGGCTGGAATGCGGAATGGGATGCGATGAATGTTCAGACCGCCGACCATGTGTGGATCGACCATGTGACCATTAGCGACGGCAGTTTTGCGGACGACCTGTACACGACCAAGGATGGCGAAACCTTTGTACAACATGACGGCGCGTTAGATATTAAACGCGGCTCTGATTATGTCACCGTTTCCAATAGTCGCTTTGAACTGCATGATAAAACCGTCCTGGTCGGCCACAGCGACAGCAACAGCGCTCAGGATGCGGGCAAGCTGCACGTTACTTTCTTCAACAACCTATTTAACCGGGTACGTGAACGTGCGCCGAGAATTCGTTTCGGCAACATACATGCCTTCAACAATGTCTATATCGGTGACGTGAAGGACACGACTTATCCTTACCTGTACAGCTTTGGCATCGGCACCAGCAGCAGTCTATTATCAGAGAGTAACGGCTTTACCGTCAGCAACCTCCGCGGTAAATGCAGCGTGGTCAAAGCCTTTAATGGCAAAATTTTCTCCGATAAAGGCTCCATACAAAACGGCAACGAAGTTGATTTATCCACCTGTGGCTTTACAGCATATACGGACACTATCCCCTACAGCTATACCGTGCAACCAATGACGACCAGCTTGTCTGGCGAAATCGCCGCCAATGCCGGTTTCGGCAAACTCTAA
- a CDS encoding polysaccharide lyase, whose protein sequence is MAGITAALMTSNASAASLLTTQARTTASVGWATQAGATTGGASAAAANIYTAKNIAEFKAALAAGSKAKIIQITGTIDISGGKAYSSFADQKARSQLSIPANTTIIGIGNTGKFIKGSLVINSVSNVIVRNIYVETPVDVAPHYEQGDGWNAEWDGINISTSHHVWIDHVTISDGSFTDNKYTTKNGERYVQHDAALDVKRGADYVTISNSRFELHDKTILIGHSDTNGGQDAGKLHVTFYNNLFNQVRERTPRVRFGNVHAFNNVYMGDVKASVYPYLYSFGIGTSGSLLSESNGFNIANLKKPCDVVKAFNGKTFTDKNSLINNSAAGLSSCGFTNYTAKIPYSYKVQAMNSNLMKAIVAGAGYGKI, encoded by the coding sequence ATGGCCGGTATTACCGCCGCGTTGATGACTTCCAACGCCTCCGCCGCCAGCCTGCTCACAACGCAAGCCCGCACGACGGCATCCGTCGGTTGGGCCACGCAGGCAGGCGCAACCACCGGTGGCGCCTCTGCTGCTGCCGCCAACATATACACCGCGAAGAACATTGCTGAATTCAAGGCGGCGCTAGCCGCCGGAAGCAAAGCAAAAATCATCCAGATTACCGGAACAATCGATATCAGCGGAGGCAAGGCCTATAGCTCTTTTGCAGACCAAAAAGCCCGCAGTCAGCTCAGCATCCCAGCGAATACGACGATTATCGGCATCGGCAACACTGGTAAATTCATCAAAGGTTCTCTAGTTATCAACAGCGTGAGCAACGTCATCGTGCGTAATATCTACGTTGAAACCCCGGTCGACGTCGCCCCGCATTATGAGCAGGGCGATGGTTGGAATGCGGAATGGGACGGCATAAACATCAGCACGTCTCATCACGTTTGGATAGACCACGTGACCATCAGCGACGGCAGTTTTACCGACAACAAATACACGACCAAAAACGGCGAACGCTACGTACAGCACGACGCCGCTTTGGATGTTAAACGCGGTGCCGACTATGTGACTATCTCCAATAGCCGATTCGAACTGCACGATAAAACCATCCTGATTGGTCACAGCGACACCAATGGGGGGCAGGATGCGGGCAAACTGCACGTGACCTTCTACAACAACCTGTTTAACCAGGTCCGCGAACGTACGCCACGCGTTCGTTTCGGCAATGTGCATGCGTTCAACAACGTCTACATGGGAGATGTTAAGGCTTCGGTATATCCCTATCTCTACAGCTTTGGTATCGGTACTAGCGGCAGCCTGCTGTCAGAAAGCAACGGTTTCAATATTGCCAATCTCAAGAAACCGTGCGACGTCGTGAAAGCGTTTAACGGTAAGACATTCACCGATAAAAATTCGCTCATCAACAATAGCGCCGCTGGACTATCAAGCTGTGGTTTCACTAACTATACCGCTAAGATCCCTTATTCTTACAAGGTACAGGCCATGAACTCCAACTTAATGAAAGCCATCGTAGCTGGTGCCGGTTACGGTAAAATCTAA
- the glnB gene encoding nitrogen regulatory protein P-II yields the protein MKKIDAIIKPFKLDDVREALAEVGITGMTVTEVKGFGRQKGHTELYRGAEYMVDFLPKVKIEIVVADDIVDTCVETIMQTAQTGKIGDGKIFVYDVRQVVRIRTGEEDEAAL from the coding sequence ATGAAAAAAATTGATGCGATTATCAAGCCCTTCAAACTGGACGACGTTCGTGAAGCGTTGGCGGAAGTAGGGATTACCGGCATGACGGTGACTGAAGTCAAAGGATTTGGTCGCCAGAAAGGTCATACCGAGCTGTATCGCGGTGCGGAATACATGGTGGATTTCTTGCCTAAGGTAAAAATCGAAATCGTTGTTGCTGACGATATCGTTGATACCTGTGTCGAAACCATTATGCAAACGGCTCAGACGGGTAAAATCGGCGACGGTAAAATTTTTGTTTATGACGTTAGACAGGTCGTGCGTATTCGTACAGGTGAGGAAGACGAAGCCGCGCTTTAA
- the glrR gene encoding two-component system response regulator GlrR — MMKRQSASLLLVDDDPSLLKLLGMRLTSEGFSVTTTASGQDALRLLMREKIDLVISDLRMDEMDGLALFAEIQKQQPGMPVIILTAHGSIPDAVAATQKGVFSFLTKPVDRDALYQAIGEALSVAAPARDDSWRETMITRSPLMLRLLEQAKMVAQSDVSVLINGQSGTGKEVLAQAIHSASPRADKPFVAINCGALPEPLLESELFGHARGAFTGAVSSRDGLFRAADGGTLFLDEIGDMPLSLQVKLLRVLQERKVRPLGSNNDLDIDVRIISATHRNLPKAMEKGEFREDLFYRLNVVNMKIPALNERSEDIPLLVNHLLRDAAARHKPFVHSFSTDAMKRLMTASWPGNVRQLVNVIEQCVALTSAPVISEALVEQALEGENTALPTFADARHQFELNYLRKLLQIAKGNVTHAARMAGRNRTEFYKLLARHELDANDFKD; from the coding sequence ATGATGAAGCGGCAATCCGCCAGCCTGCTGCTGGTCGACGACGATCCCAGCCTGCTGAAGCTATTGGGAATGCGTTTGACCAGCGAAGGCTTCAGTGTGACGACCACCGCCAGCGGTCAGGACGCGTTGCGTTTGCTGATGCGCGAAAAAATCGACCTGGTGATCAGTGATTTGCGGATGGATGAAATGGACGGCCTCGCGCTGTTCGCGGAGATCCAGAAGCAGCAACCGGGGATGCCGGTTATTATTCTGACCGCGCATGGATCTATTCCGGATGCGGTGGCGGCGACGCAAAAAGGCGTATTCAGCTTCCTGACCAAGCCTGTCGATCGCGATGCGCTCTATCAGGCCATCGGCGAGGCCTTATCGGTGGCGGCGCCCGCTCGGGACGATAGCTGGAGAGAGACGATGATTACCCGCAGTCCGCTGATGCTGCGTCTGCTGGAGCAGGCTAAAATGGTCGCGCAATCGGATGTCAGCGTGTTGATTAATGGCCAGAGCGGGACCGGTAAAGAGGTGCTGGCACAGGCGATTCATTCGGCCAGCCCGCGAGCCGACAAACCCTTCGTGGCGATCAATTGCGGCGCGCTGCCGGAGCCGCTGCTGGAGTCGGAGCTGTTCGGCCATGCCCGTGGCGCGTTCACCGGGGCTGTGAGCAGTCGTGATGGCCTGTTTCGCGCGGCGGACGGTGGAACGCTGTTTCTGGATGAGATAGGCGATATGCCGTTGTCCCTACAGGTTAAGCTGTTGCGGGTATTGCAGGAACGTAAAGTCAGGCCGCTCGGCAGCAACAACGATCTGGATATCGACGTGCGTATTATTTCGGCGACCCATCGCAACTTGCCCAAGGCGATGGAGAAAGGGGAGTTTCGGGAAGATCTGTTTTACCGTCTCAACGTCGTGAATATGAAAATCCCGGCGCTGAATGAGCGTTCAGAAGATATTCCTTTGCTCGTCAACCACCTGCTGCGCGATGCCGCTGCGCGTCATAAACCGTTTGTGCATAGTTTTTCCACGGATGCCATGAAACGCTTGATGACGGCGAGCTGGCCGGGTAACGTGCGGCAACTGGTCAATGTCATCGAACAATGTGTGGCATTGACTAGCGCGCCGGTCATTAGCGAGGCGTTGGTCGAACAGGCGCTGGAAGGCGAAAATACGGCTTTGCCGACTTTTGCGGATGCGCGCCATCAATTTGAGCTGAACTATCTGCGTAAACTGCTGCAGATCGCCAAGGGCAATGTCACTCATGCGGCTCGCATGGCGGGCCGTAACCGGACTGAATTTTATAAACTGCTGGCGCGCCATGAACTGGACGCCAATGATTTTAAAGACTAA
- a CDS encoding two-component system QseEF-associated lipoprotein QseG, translating to MIIEANREPNRLLADYSRVDCRPLWLANSREAMANSLYWLRAMDCAAQLSPSQALTQANQTPTSSDWAGLWKQSLLRERAGTVPAEQRQRIARLAQESEDIPGGLIPLLQLWMDKQQLAAFQDEARARAQHLQDDHNKALADLREQQNQLREQLDITTRKLKNLTDIERQLSARKAVSADFSDGEERRDNAQTRSSSETNVKPLNAETSPAQPGSKMGVNNP from the coding sequence ATGATTATCGAAGCTAACCGCGAGCCCAATCGGCTGTTGGCCGATTATAGCCGGGTGGACTGCCGTCCCCTTTGGCTGGCGAATAGCCGTGAAGCCATGGCAAATTCCCTGTATTGGCTGAGGGCGATGGATTGCGCGGCCCAACTATCCCCATCGCAGGCGCTGACGCAGGCCAATCAGACGCCGACGTCTTCAGACTGGGCCGGGCTCTGGAAACAAAGTCTGCTGCGCGAGCGGGCTGGCACGGTTCCCGCGGAGCAGCGGCAGCGGATCGCCCGGCTGGCGCAGGAGAGCGAAGACATACCGGGAGGGCTTATCCCCTTGCTGCAGCTGTGGATGGACAAGCAGCAACTGGCTGCCTTTCAGGACGAAGCGCGCGCGCGAGCGCAGCATTTGCAGGACGATCACAACAAAGCGTTGGCCGATCTCCGTGAACAGCAAAATCAGCTGCGTGAGCAGTTAGATATCACGACGCGCAAGTTGAAAAACCTGACGGATATTGAGCGTCAGCTGTCGGCGCGCAAAGCGGTGTCCGCTGATTTTTCTGACGGAGAGGAGCGTCGCGACAACGCTCAGACACGTTCGTCGTCAGAGACGAATGTGAAGCCTCTGAACGCCGAGACCTCACCGGCGCAGCCTGGTTCGAAAATGGGAGTCAATAATCCATGA
- a CDS encoding sensor histidine kinase → MVSLKRWRLFPRSLRQLVIMAFLLVLLPLLVLAYQAYGSLNALSEQAAIINRTTLADARRSEAMAGLALALERSYRQYCVLDDRALSQLYQTQRRQYVQMLDVHAPILPDPQLPQRLRQYLTQLAEMHCQNSAPSREASALLERFSQANTQMVQVTREVIFSRGQQLQRTIAERGQFFGWQALLLFLVSVLLVGLFTRMIIGPVKGVERMINRLGEGLPLGTSLTFRGPREIRSLGQRIIWLSERLSWLEAQRHEFLRHISHELKTPLASLREGTSLLADEVAGPLTEDQRQVVAILDSSSRHLLQLIEQLLDYNRQLADAPTELEPVDLAAIVESVVADHSLPARGKAMRTHVELDVTMCHAETTLLMRVLDNLYSNAVHYGQESGNIWVRSRSVGSHLQIDVANTGAPIPEAERSMIFEPFYQGAHQRKGAVKGSGLGLSIAQDCIRRMRGELALVSVDYADVCFRIELPLTTENQA, encoded by the coding sequence ATGGTCTCATTGAAACGATGGCGTTTATTTCCCCGATCTCTGCGACAGCTGGTCATCATGGCGTTCTTGCTGGTGCTGCTGCCCTTGCTGGTACTGGCCTATCAGGCTTATGGCAGCCTGAATGCCCTCAGCGAACAGGCTGCCATCATTAACCGTACCACGCTGGCGGATGCCCGCCGCAGCGAGGCGATGGCCGGTTTGGCATTGGCGCTGGAACGCAGCTATCGTCAGTATTGTGTACTGGACGATCGCGCGCTGTCCCAGCTCTATCAAACTCAGCGCAGGCAGTATGTTCAGATGCTGGACGTCCACGCTCCGATCCTGCCCGATCCTCAATTACCCCAGCGCCTGCGGCAGTATCTGACGCAACTGGCGGAGATGCATTGTCAGAACAGTGCCCCGAGCCGTGAAGCCTCTGCTCTTCTGGAGCGCTTTTCTCAGGCCAATACGCAGATGGTGCAGGTAACGCGAGAAGTGATTTTCTCCCGCGGGCAGCAGCTTCAGCGGACTATCGCGGAGCGCGGCCAGTTCTTCGGGTGGCAGGCGCTGTTGTTGTTTCTGGTCAGCGTGCTGCTGGTGGGGCTGTTTACCCGCATGATTATCGGTCCGGTCAAGGGCGTCGAGCGGATGATCAACCGCTTAGGTGAAGGACTGCCGTTGGGGACATCCCTAACGTTCAGAGGCCCCCGGGAAATTCGTTCGTTGGGACAACGCATCATCTGGCTGAGCGAACGTCTCTCATGGCTTGAAGCGCAGCGGCATGAGTTTCTGCGGCACATTTCACATGAACTCAAAACGCCGCTGGCGAGCCTGCGCGAAGGCACGTCGCTGCTTGCGGATGAGGTCGCCGGACCGCTGACGGAAGACCAGCGGCAGGTCGTCGCTATTCTGGACAGCAGCAGCCGTCATCTACTACAGCTGATAGAGCAGCTGCTCGACTACAACCGCCAGCTTGCTGATGCGCCGACCGAACTTGAGCCGGTGGATCTGGCGGCGATCGTCGAGTCCGTCGTCGCCGACCATAGTCTGCCAGCGCGCGGCAAAGCGATGAGGACGCACGTTGAACTGGACGTCACAATGTGCCATGCGGAAACCACGCTGTTGATGAGAGTGCTGGATAATCTCTATTCCAATGCGGTGCACTATGGGCAGGAATCCGGTAACATTTGGGTGCGCAGCCGCAGCGTCGGTTCGCACCTTCAGATTGATGTCGCCAATACGGGAGCGCCGATACCGGAAGCGGAACGCAGCATGATTTTCGAGCCTTTTTATCAGGGTGCGCATCAGCGCAAAGGCGCAGTCAAGGGCAGTGGACTGGGGCTAAGCATCGCGCAAGATTGCATTCGGCGAATGCGCGGCGAGCTGGCTCTGGTTTCGGTAGACTATGCCGACGTCTGTTTCCGTATCGAATTGCCATTAACCACCGAGAATCAAGCATGA